Proteins from one Sabethes cyaneus chromosome 2, idSabCyanKW18_F2, whole genome shotgun sequence genomic window:
- the LOC128737077 gene encoding uncharacterized protein LOC128737077, with translation MAEPLLSSCCRCYSLKTGSIVSGVLGIVLSVISIIVIFTTRVEFKTILMDWLPQNVVKIIFVLNLCMTILISLIMILGVLKKNHFLMMPWVILGIMLAIGLLISVIYTAVVYFIEGFVLGGTLWIIIGLVSVVVYTYMWAVVYSHFVVQKNENERGRYSKQPYRR, from the exons ATGGCTGAACCACTGCTAAGCTCTTGTTGCCGCTGCTACTCTCTAAAGACTGGGTCGATTGTTTCTGGTGTTTTGGGAATTGTGCTGTCAGTAATTTCAATTATAGTAATTTTTACCACCAGAGTCGAGTTTAAAACTATTTTAATGGATTGGCTGCCCCAAAATGTGGTGAAAATCATATTTGTATTAAATCTGTGCATGACTATTCTAATTTCACTCATTATGATACTCGGAGTTCTCAAG aaaaaccattttctaatGATGCCTTGGGTGATACTAGGAATTATGCTCGCGATAGGGTTGCTCATAAGCGTAATTTATACGGCTGTCGTTTATTTTATCGAAGGATTTGTATTAGGTGGCACACTTTGGATAATTATTGGTCTGGTATCTGTAG TGGTCTATACCTACATGTGGGCGGTGGTGTACAGTCACTTTGTTGTACAGAAGAATGAAAATGAACGTGGAAGGTACTCCAAACAGCCATATCGACGATAA